In Sulfitobacter albidus, the following proteins share a genomic window:
- a CDS encoding glycosyltransferase, which yields MSVAAIVIGRNEGARLIACLDALRGVAPVIYVDSGSTDGSVAAAQARGARVIALDMTQPFTAARARNAGLAALPEGAELVQFLDGDCVMQPGWLAAARTFLDAHPDVAVVCGRRREMQPEASPYNALIDAEWDTPVGEARACGGDALMRVDALRAVGGYRDDLIAGEEPEMCVRLRAKGWRIWRIDAEMTAHDAQITRFGQWWRRSVRAGHAFAEGAALHGAGPERHWVAETRRALIWGVGVPVAILLAALISPWSLLGLVVYPLQIARLARRGGLRWALFSVIGKFAEARGAVGYYLSRLRGGRRRLIEYK from the coding sequence GTGAGCGTCGCGGCGATTGTCATCGGGCGCAACGAGGGCGCGCGGCTAATTGCCTGCCTCGACGCGCTGCGCGGGGTTGCGCCGGTGATCTACGTCGACAGCGGATCGACCGACGGATCGGTGGCGGCGGCGCAGGCACGCGGCGCGCGGGTGATCGCGCTGGACATGACGCAGCCCTTCACGGCGGCGCGGGCGCGCAATGCGGGGCTGGCGGCCCTGCCCGAAGGGGCGGAGTTGGTGCAATTTCTTGATGGCGATTGCGTGATGCAGCCGGGATGGCTGGCGGCGGCGCGGACCTTTCTGGACGCGCATCCGGATGTGGCCGTTGTCTGCGGGCGGCGGCGGGAAATGCAGCCGGAGGCCTCGCCGTATAATGCGCTGATCGACGCGGAGTGGGATACGCCCGTGGGCGAGGCGCGCGCCTGCGGGGGCGATGCGCTGATGCGGGTGGACGCGTTGCGCGCCGTGGGCGGCTACCGCGACGATCTGATCGCGGGGGAGGAGCCCGAGATGTGCGTGCGCCTGCGCGCGAAAGGCTGGCGGATCTGGCGGATTGACGCGGAGATGACGGCGCATGACGCGCAGATCACGCGCTTTGGCCAGTGGTGGCGCCGCAGCGTGCGGGCGGGCCATGCATTTGCGGAAGGGGCGGCGCTGCATGGCGCGGGGCCGGAGCGGCACTGGGTGGCCGAGACGCGGCGCGCGCTGATCTGGGGCGTGGGGGTGCCGGTGGCCATTTTACTGGCGGCGCTGATCTCGCCCTGGTCGCTGCTGGGGCTGGTGGTCTACCCGCTGCAAATCGCGCGGCTGGCGCGGCGGGGCGGGCTGCGCTGGGCGCTGTTTTCGGTCATCGGCAAATTTGCCGAGGCGCGCGGCGCGGTGGGGTATTACCTGAGCCGTCTGCGCGGCGGGCGGCGCAGGCTGATCGAATACAAGTAA
- a CDS encoding dihydrodipicolinate synthase family protein — protein MTPIFQFEGIYTPLVTPLHPDGSFNHDALADQIEHLVAAGVHGLISGGSTGENYAQTVEERVALAEFTHARLKGRLPLIVGTGTMRTPDSVAMARGAREMGADAILLGTPPYAVPTERENALNALAIDRAANLPVMLYNYPGRMGVNMGAEFLDRVGQSRNICAIKESSGDINRVHLLARDYPHIQMSCGMDDQALEFFAWGARSWVCAGSNFLPREHVALYEACAVQGDFAKGRRIMSAMMPLMRVLEQGGKFVACVKHGVTMAGIDTGGMMPPLKPLNKDDKRELEQVVRVLKTTVAAITGEDA, from the coding sequence ATGACCCCGATTTTCCAGTTCGAGGGGATCTATACCCCGCTTGTCACCCCGCTGCATCCCGACGGCAGTTTCAATCACGACGCGCTGGCCGATCAGATCGAGCATCTGGTGGCGGCGGGGGTGCATGGCCTGATCTCGGGCGGCTCGACCGGTGAGAACTACGCGCAGACCGTGGAGGAGCGCGTGGCGCTGGCGGAATTCACGCACGCGCGGCTCAAGGGGCGGTTGCCGCTGATCGTGGGCACCGGCACCATGCGCACGCCCGACAGCGTGGCAATGGCGCGCGGCGCGCGGGAAATGGGCGCGGATGCGATCCTGCTGGGCACGCCGCCCTATGCCGTCCCGACGGAGCGGGAGAACGCGCTGAATGCGCTGGCGATTGACCGGGCGGCGAACCTGCCGGTGATGCTGTATAACTATCCCGGACGCATGGGCGTGAACATGGGCGCGGAATTCCTCGACCGGGTGGGGCAGTCGCGCAATATCTGCGCGATCAAGGAATCTTCGGGCGATATCAACCGCGTGCACCTGCTGGCGCGGGATTATCCACATATCCAGATGTCGTGCGGGATGGACGATCAGGCGTTGGAGTTCTTTGCCTGGGGCGCGCGGTCGTGGGTCTGCGCGGGCAGCAATTTCCTGCCGCGCGAACATGTGGCGCTCTACGAGGCCTGCGCGGTGCAGGGCGATTTTGCAAAGGGCCGGCGGATCATGTCGGCGATGATGCCGCTGATGCGGGTGCTGGAGCAGGGCGGCAAATTCGTCGCCTGCGTCAAGCACGGGGTCACGATGGCGGGGATAGACACGGGCGGGATGATGCCGCCGCTCAAACCGCTGAATAAGGACGACAAACGCGAATTGGAACAGGTCGTGCGGGTGCTGAAAACCACCGTCGCGGCGATCACCGGGGAGGATGCATGA
- a CDS encoding heme NO-binding domain-containing protein, producing the protein MHGLINRSLQNFVWDRYGRDAWIETAARAGIDPPSFEAMLSYDDATTPAVLDAMSTVLRRPRAALLEDVGIYLVTHTEAVRRLLRFGGVDFDDFLQSLDDLPDRARMAVAELRLPAIELHTHGEGRFSLICDSPVAGFGHLMMGVLQAMADDYGALALLEHEGHAAGRETLRIQLVEADFADGRAFDLGQRAS; encoded by the coding sequence ATGCACGGGCTGATCAACCGCAGTTTACAGAATTTCGTCTGGGACCGGTACGGCCGGGACGCCTGGATTGAAACGGCGGCGCGGGCGGGCATCGATCCGCCCAGCTTTGAGGCGATGCTGAGCTATGACGACGCGACCACGCCCGCCGTGCTGGACGCGATGAGCACGGTGCTGCGCCGTCCGCGCGCGGCGCTGCTGGAAGACGTGGGCATCTATCTGGTCACCCACACTGAGGCCGTGCGCCGTTTGCTGCGCTTTGGCGGGGTTGATTTTGACGATTTCCTGCAATCGCTCGACGATCTGCCCGACCGCGCGCGCATGGCCGTGGCCGAGCTGCGATTGCCCGCGATCGAGCTTCATACCCATGGCGAGGGGCGGTTCAGCCTGATCTGCGACAGCCCCGTTGCGGGGTTTGGCCATCTGATGATGGGGGTGTTGCAGGCCATGGCGGATGATTACGGCGCGCTGGCGCTGCTGGAGCATGAGGGCCATGCCGCGGGGCGCGAGACGCTGCGCATCCAACTGGTCGAGGCGGATTTTGCCGATGGCCGGGCGTTTGATCTGGGGCAACGGGCGTCATGA
- a CDS encoding GntR family transcriptional regulator yields the protein MPTTPRHRKAALIAALREAILTQALLPGADLDEVALSERYGLSRTPLREALRELAGEGYVDLRENRGARVAEMGHTTLRDFFLAAPMIYGAVLRLAAAHRTGDQLQALRAAQADFRTALGATDTAARALANTAFHDITGQMAGNVYLLPSFRRLLIDHTRISMTFYGADRVETATAADQHDTIIDAIHARDGEAAAALAQAHWRLSSDQIAQFVMPAPLTGTLGTPAPDQRTP from the coding sequence GTGCCAACCACGCCCCGCCACCGCAAAGCCGCCCTGATCGCGGCCCTCCGCGAGGCCATCCTGACGCAAGCCCTGCTGCCGGGGGCGGATCTGGATGAGGTGGCGTTGTCAGAGCGCTACGGGCTGTCGCGCACACCGTTGCGCGAGGCGCTGCGCGAGCTTGCGGGCGAGGGGTACGTGGATCTGCGCGAGAACCGCGGCGCGCGGGTGGCCGAGATGGGGCACACCACGCTGCGCGACTTTTTCCTCGCCGCCCCAATGATTTACGGCGCCGTGCTGCGCTTGGCGGCGGCGCATCGCACGGGCGATCAGCTTCAGGCGCTGCGTGCCGCGCAGGCGGATTTCAGGACCGCGCTGGGCGCCACTGACACCGCCGCGCGGGCGCTCGCGAATACCGCCTTTCACGACATCACCGGGCAGATGGCGGGCAATGTCTATCTGCTGCCGAGCTTTCGGCGCCTGCTGATCGACCACACCCGAATCTCGATGACCTTTTACGGCGCAGACCGCGTGGAGACGGCCACTGCCGCCGATCAGCACGACACCATTATCGACGCCATCCACGCCCGCGACGGTGAGGCTGCCGCCGCACTGGCGCAGGCGCATTGGCGGCTGTCGTCGGACCAAATCGCGCAATTCGTGATGCCCGCGCCGCTTACCGGCACGCTTGGCACTCCTGCCCCTGACCAGAGGACACCATGA
- a CDS encoding trimethylamine methyltransferase family protein — translation MTETPKRRSRGGGRAGARDRRGSAVIEQMPWNPPVNIDAPVEPLGPEGVAAIHDGAMRILEEIGIEILNHEALEILRKAGCTVSGENVRMGREMVMEYVALAPSEFTITPRNPDREITIGGRNLVFGNVSSPPNYWDMALGRKVPGTRTMCQDLLKLTQYFNCIHFAGGYPVEPVDIHASVRHLDVLYDKLTLTDKAMHAYSLGRERVEDVMEMVRISGGWSDAEFEASPKMYTNINSTSPLKHDIPMLDGWMRIARRNQGLVVTPFTLAGAMAPVTMSGAVAQSLAEALIAVVLAQIIRPGASVAIGTFTSNVDMKTGAPAFGTPEYMRATQMTGQLCRYYGLPMRSSGVCAANVPDGQAMWETSNSLWAAVQSGTNMVYHAAGWLEGGLIASPEKFIMDCEILQQIQRYMDPAICATGPDEIALEAIKSVGNQGHFFGIEHTQERYTTAFYQPFLSDWTNYEGWEVAGGIWTQERAHHMFREIVGAFEAPPMDAAIRDELADFVARRKAEGGAPTDF, via the coding sequence ATGACCGAGACCCCGAAACGCCGATCCCGTGGTGGTGGACGGGCGGGCGCACGCGACAGGCGCGGCTCTGCCGTGATCGAGCAGATGCCGTGGAACCCGCCCGTCAACATCGACGCGCCCGTAGAGCCGTTGGGCCCCGAGGGCGTTGCCGCGATCCACGACGGCGCGATGCGCATCCTTGAGGAAATCGGGATCGAAATCCTGAACCACGAGGCGCTGGAGATCCTGCGCAAGGCAGGCTGCACGGTGAGCGGTGAAAACGTGCGCATGGGCCGCGAGATGGTGATGGAATACGTGGCCCTCGCGCCGTCGGAATTCACCATCACTCCGCGCAATCCCGATCGTGAGATCACCATCGGTGGGCGCAATCTGGTATTCGGGAATGTCAGCTCTCCGCCCAATTACTGGGATATGGCGCTGGGCCGCAAGGTGCCCGGGACGCGGACGATGTGTCAGGATCTGCTGAAGCTCACGCAGTATTTCAACTGCATCCACTTCGCCGGCGGCTACCCGGTGGAGCCGGTGGATATCCATGCCTCCGTGCGCCATCTCGACGTGCTGTATGACAAGCTGACGCTGACGGATAAAGCGATGCACGCCTATTCGCTTGGCCGCGAGCGGGTCGAGGATGTGATGGAGATGGTGCGCATCTCGGGCGGGTGGAGCGACGCGGAATTCGAAGCCAGCCCGAAGATGTACACCAACATCAATTCCACCTCGCCGCTGAAACACGACATTCCGATGCTGGACGGCTGGATGCGGATCGCGCGTCGCAATCAGGGTCTGGTGGTGACGCCCTTCACGCTGGCGGGTGCCATGGCGCCGGTGACCATGTCGGGCGCGGTTGCGCAATCGCTGGCCGAGGCGCTGATCGCGGTGGTGCTGGCGCAGATCATCCGCCCCGGTGCGAGCGTGGCCATCGGCACCTTCACCTCGAACGTGGATATGAAAACCGGCGCGCCGGCCTTTGGCACGCCCGAATACATGCGCGCGACGCAGATGACCGGGCAGCTGTGCCGCTATTACGGACTGCCGATGCGGTCGTCGGGGGTGTGTGCGGCGAATGTGCCCGACGGGCAGGCCATGTGGGAGACCTCCAACAGCCTGTGGGCGGCGGTGCAATCGGGGACCAACATGGTCTATCACGCGGCGGGTTGGCTGGAGGGCGGGCTGATTGCGTCGCCCGAAAAATTCATCATGGATTGCGAAATCTTGCAGCAAATTCAGCGCTATATGGACCCCGCGATCTGCGCCACGGGGCCGGATGAGATCGCGCTGGAGGCGATCAAATCGGTGGGCAATCAGGGGCATTTCTTCGGGATCGAGCACACGCAGGAACGCTATACCACCGCGTTCTACCAGCCCTTCCTGAGCGATTGGACCAACTACGAGGGCTGGGAGGTCGCAGGCGGCATCTGGACGCAGGAGCGCGCGCATCACATGTTCCGCGAGATTGTGGGCGCGTTTGAGGCGCCGCCGATGGATGCCGCGATCCGCGATGAGCTGGCCGATTTTGTCGCCCGCCGAAAGGCCGAAGGCGGCGCGCCCACCGACTTCTGA
- a CDS encoding GGDEF domain-containing protein, with protein MNLALPTSDVLDVLCPMHMVLDASGTILHAGPTIRKLRPDMTFEGQAFGDVFEVLRPRGTDALTDITGAARHKLHLALRGQPPAHLKGVMVWSGRDRIVLDLSFGISIQQGVRDYRLSAGDFAATDLAIEMLYLIEAQSAAMEASRSLNLRLQGAKTAAEEQAFTDTLTGLKNRRALDQVLERLLASDASFAVMHIDLDYFKAVNDTLGHAAGDHVLRQVAAVMLEETRKTDLVARVGGDEFTVVLPAVRDIAVLERVGARIIQRIEEPVVFGAHTCEISASIGTAWVQNGDAVSREDVLEEADIALYASKHKGRAQQTFYSPELRETANLPDAPEGQAARGDKL; from the coding sequence ATGAATCTTGCGCTGCCGACGTCGGATGTGCTGGATGTGCTGTGCCCGATGCACATGGTGCTGGATGCCAGCGGCACAATCCTGCACGCGGGCCCCACCATTCGCAAGCTGCGCCCTGACATGACATTCGAGGGGCAGGCGTTTGGGGATGTCTTTGAGGTGCTGCGCCCGCGTGGCACAGACGCGCTGACCGACATCACGGGGGCCGCGCGCCACAAGCTGCATCTGGCGCTGCGCGGCCAGCCGCCCGCGCATCTGAAGGGCGTGATGGTCTGGTCGGGGCGCGACCGGATCGTGCTGGATCTGTCGTTCGGCATCTCGATCCAGCAGGGCGTGCGCGACTACCGGCTGAGTGCGGGGGATTTTGCCGCGACCGATCTGGCCATCGAAATGCTCTATCTGATCGAGGCGCAGAGTGCTGCGATGGAGGCCTCGCGCAGTCTGAACCTGCGCCTGCAGGGCGCCAAGACCGCCGCGGAGGAACAGGCGTTCACCGACACGCTCACCGGGCTCAAGAACCGCCGCGCGCTGGATCAGGTGCTGGAGCGGTTGCTGGCGAGCGATGCGTCCTTTGCGGTGATGCACATCGATCTGGATTACTTCAAGGCGGTCAACGACACGCTGGGCCATGCGGCAGGCGATCACGTGTTGCGGCAGGTCGCGGCGGTGATGCTCGAAGAGACGCGCAAGACCGATCTGGTCGCGCGGGTGGGCGGCGATGAATTCACCGTGGTGCTGCCCGCGGTGCGCGACATCGCGGTGCTGGAACGGGTCGGCGCGCGCATCATCCAGCGCATCGAAGAGCCTGTCGTCTTTGGGGCGCACACCTGCGAAATCTCGGCCAGCATAGGCACCGCCTGGGTGCAGAACGGGGATGCGGTCAGCCGTGAGGACGTGTTGGAGGAAGCGGACATCGCGCTTTACGCCAGCAAGCACAAGGGGCGCGCCCAGCAAACGTTCTATTCGCCCGAGTTGCGGGAGACGGCGAATTTGCCCGATGCGCCCGAGGGGCAGGCGGCGCGCGGCGATAAATTGTAG
- a CDS encoding glycosyltransferase family 2 protein, with translation MSRTSIFSRLRRKAAEALRGRRFRAAVEPLHGAGFDVPEGAVLAIVLVRNGGYHLDAFFDYYRRLGITHFAFLDNGSTDDTVARIEAQPGTVIDRVALPLAQYEDLMRAYPAQRYGAGRWCLYVDMDEQFDFEGRAEIGLPGLIAYLEGRGDTALMAQMLEMFPDVPLAEVADLSFDAALRAFRYYDVSTVDRFAYHSAQIEFSALMADNTVPTDALQFCFGGVRGRVFGEECCLTKHPLVFNGPDVRIAPHPHVSSGVRVSDFSAVIRHYKFAGDAAARDAAQAGTGALAHGEDAARLRVMGRDPRVTLYSDAAREWAGIEPLYDAGFLVRSDAYSAWVRR, from the coding sequence ATGAGCCGAACCTCCATTTTTTCCCGTCTGCGCCGCAAGGCCGCCGAAGCGCTGCGCGGCCGCCGTTTCCGCGCCGCTGTCGAGCCGCTGCACGGCGCGGGTTTCGACGTGCCCGAGGGGGCGGTGCTGGCCATCGTGCTGGTGCGCAACGGGGGCTATCACCTTGATGCGTTCTTTGACTATTACCGGCGCTTGGGGATCACGCATTTTGCCTTTCTCGACAATGGGTCGACCGATGACACGGTGGCGCGCATCGAGGCCCAACCCGGCACGGTGATCGACCGGGTGGCGCTGCCGCTGGCGCAGTACGAGGATCTGATGCGCGCCTATCCGGCCCAACGCTATGGCGCGGGGCGCTGGTGTCTTTACGTCGATATGGACGAGCAGTTTGATTTTGAGGGGCGGGCCGAGATCGGCCTGCCGGGGCTGATTGCCTATCTTGAGGGGCGCGGCGATACGGCGCTGATGGCCCAAATGCTCGAGATGTTTCCCGACGTGCCCTTGGCCGAGGTGGCGGATCTGTCGTTTGACGCGGCGTTGCGGGCGTTTCGATACTACGATGTGTCGACGGTGGACCGGTTTGCCTATCACAGCGCGCAGATCGAATTCTCCGCCCTCATGGCCGACAACACGGTGCCCACGGATGCCTTGCAGTTTTGCTTTGGCGGCGTGCGGGGCCGGGTGTTCGGCGAAGAGTGCTGTTTGACCAAACACCCGCTGGTATTCAACGGGCCGGACGTGCGCATCGCGCCGCATCCGCATGTCTCAAGCGGGGTGCGGGTGAGCGATTTCAGCGCGGTGATCCGACACTATAAATTCGCGGGCGACGCGGCGGCGCGGGACGCGGCACAGGCGGGCACCGGGGCGCTGGCGCATGGCGAGGATGCCGCGCGGCTGCGGGTGATGGGGCGCGATCCTCGCGTGACGCTGTATTCGGATGCGGCGCGGGAATGGGCGGGGATCGAACCGCTTTATGACGCGGGGTTCCTCGTGCGCTCGGACGCCTACAGCGCGTGGGTGCGGCGGTGA
- a CDS encoding DUF3572 domain-containing protein: MTLSSDTAEAIALQTLGWLVGNEDLLPVFLGASGCSEAELRARLNDPSFQGAVLDFLLMDDAWVLACAEATQTPPDRFAQARQVLPGGQDVSWT; the protein is encoded by the coding sequence GTGACACTTTCTTCAGACACTGCCGAAGCCATCGCGTTGCAGACCCTTGGCTGGCTGGTCGGCAACGAGGATCTGCTGCCGGTCTTTCTGGGGGCCTCGGGGTGCAGCGAGGCCGAGCTGCGCGCGCGGCTGAATGATCCCTCTTTTCAAGGGGCTGTGCTGGATTTCCTGCTGATGGATGACGCCTGGGTGCTGGCCTGCGCGGAGGCCACGCAGACGCCGCCCGACCGCTTTGCCCAGGCGCGTCAGGTATTGCCGGGTGGACAGGATGTGAGCTGGACATGA
- a CDS encoding aldehyde dehydrogenase, which translates to MDLLTREEYGALAAGMRFATQAFVDGGYRPAASGATFDTVNPATGAVLAQVASCGAADVDFAVAKARDAFEAGTWSRAHPSHRKDVLIRLAKLITRHARELAVMESLDAGKTIYDCETVDIPEFIHCLKWHAEAIDKMYDSVAPASDDHIAMVVREPIGVVGLVLPWNFPLLMLGWKIAPALAAGCSVIVKPAEETSLTALRVAELAHEAGVPRGVLAVLPGTGPEVGEPLGRHMDVDMVSFTGSTVTGKRFLGYAAESNAKEVVLEMGGKNACVVLEDAENLDRVAAHVVNGALWNMGENCSAISRLIVHRDVADALLDKIEAHMRDWPLGDPLDPQTRLGAMVSRAHFEKVAGYLADAPAARVGGGTHGDIFVEPTVIELADTAHRLARDEVFGPVLSVIRVGSFDEAITVANDSDYGLCASLFTANAKRAIRGARVLRAGTVTVNSYGEGDISTPFGGVKQSGFGGRDNGVQAHDQYTQLKTIWIDLADDADEAVG; encoded by the coding sequence ATGGATTTGCTGACACGCGAGGAATACGGCGCGCTTGCCGCCGGGATGCGGTTTGCCACGCAGGCGTTTGTGGATGGCGGCTATCGCCCGGCGGCGTCGGGGGCGACCTTTGACACGGTGAACCCGGCCACGGGTGCGGTGCTGGCGCAGGTCGCGTCCTGCGGGGCGGCGGACGTGGATTTTGCCGTGGCCAAGGCGCGCGATGCGTTCGAGGCGGGCACGTGGTCGCGCGCGCATCCGAGCCACCGCAAGGACGTGCTGATCCGGCTGGCCAAGCTGATCACCCGCCACGCGCGTGAGCTTGCGGTGATGGAGAGCCTCGATGCGGGCAAGACTATCTATGACTGCGAAACGGTGGATATCCCCGAGTTCATCCATTGCCTGAAGTGGCACGCGGAAGCGATTGATAAAATGTACGATTCCGTCGCGCCGGCGTCGGACGATCACATCGCCATGGTCGTGCGGGAGCCGATTGGCGTGGTGGGGCTGGTGCTGCCCTGGAACTTCCCGCTGTTGATGCTGGGCTGGAAGATCGCGCCCGCACTGGCGGCGGGCTGTTCGGTGATCGTGAAGCCCGCCGAGGAGACATCGCTGACAGCACTGCGCGTGGCGGAACTCGCCCATGAGGCGGGCGTGCCGCGCGGTGTGCTGGCCGTGCTGCCCGGCACCGGGCCCGAGGTCGGCGAGCCGCTGGGCCGTCACATGGATGTCGACATGGTCAGCTTTACCGGCTCGACCGTCACCGGCAAACGGTTCCTGGGCTATGCGGCGGAAAGCAACGCCAAGGAGGTCGTGCTGGAGATGGGCGGCAAGAACGCCTGCGTGGTCCTGGAGGATGCGGAAAACCTCGACCGGGTGGCGGCGCATGTGGTCAACGGGGCGCTGTGGAACATGGGCGAGAATTGCTCGGCCATCTCGCGGCTGATCGTGCACCGGGACGTGGCGGACGCCCTGTTGGACAAGATCGAGGCGCATATGCGCGACTGGCCGCTGGGTGATCCATTGGACCCGCAAACGCGGCTGGGCGCGATGGTAAGCCGGGCGCATTTCGAGAAGGTTGCGGGCTATCTTGCCGATGCGCCGGCCGCACGGGTGGGCGGCGGTACCCACGGTGACATTTTTGTGGAGCCGACGGTGATCGAGCTGGCGGATACCGCGCACCGCCTGGCGCGCGACGAAGTGTTCGGCCCCGTGCTGAGCGTCATCCGCGTGGGATCGTTCGATGAGGCGATTACGGTCGCCAATGACAGCGACTATGGCCTGTGTGCGAGCCTGTTTACTGCCAACGCGAAACGGGCGATCCGCGGCGCGCGGGTGCTGCGCGCGGGCACGGTGACGGTCAACAGCTACGGCGAGGGCGATATCTCCACCCCCTTTGGCGGGGTCAAACAATCGGGCTTTGGCGGGCGCGACAACGGGGTGCAGGCGCATGACCAATACACCCAGCTGAAGACCATCTGGATCGATCTGGCCGATGATGCGGATGAGGCGGTGGGGTGA
- a CDS encoding NAD(P)/FAD-dependent oxidoreductase — protein MTFTARRTPAFNSPAAWAEILGPGARYPALEGAGTADVVVIGAGFAGLSAARQLRLMDPGLDVVVLDALDIAEGTAGRNSGFMIDLPHDLASENYAGGAGDRAMIALNRRAIGFARAAVADYGIDPAFADPAGKVNGAVSARAVAHNVSYAAHLAALGEASQTLDAADMAELTGSRHYRAGLYTPGTLMVQPAGYIRGLAAGLARGGVRIFARSPVAEIAQAGGDWRVATAQGHVTAPRVILATNGHLESFGIARGRLMQLFLYASITPVLPMGALAGAARWGITPSDPMGTTVRRIDAPQGGDRIVTRTCATLRPGMTVSRRDLRRAAAVHRAKFDARFPALAGMAMAQTWAGHLCLSRNGVAMTGEVAPGVFSACVQNGLGTARGTLTGIAAAQSALGEASEITAHFDAEAPPARLPPQPLAQWGANAYLRVKEHRARAE, from the coding sequence GTGACATTCACCGCGCGCCGCACGCCCGCGTTCAACAGCCCCGCCGCCTGGGCCGAGATTTTGGGGCCGGGCGCGCGCTACCCCGCGCTTGAGGGCGCTGGCACGGCGGATGTGGTGGTGATCGGCGCGGGCTTTGCCGGATTGTCGGCGGCGCGGCAGCTGCGGCTGATGGATCCGGGTCTGGATGTGGTGGTGCTGGACGCGCTCGACATTGCCGAAGGGACGGCGGGGCGCAATTCTGGCTTCATGATCGATCTGCCGCATGATCTGGCGTCCGAGAATTACGCGGGCGGGGCGGGGGACCGCGCGATGATCGCGCTCAATCGCCGGGCCATCGGATTTGCCCGCGCGGCGGTGGCTGACTACGGGATCGATCCGGCCTTTGCCGATCCGGCGGGCAAGGTGAACGGCGCGGTATCCGCGCGGGCGGTGGCGCATAACGTAAGCTACGCCGCGCATCTGGCCGCCCTGGGCGAGGCGTCGCAGACGCTGGATGCGGCGGATATGGCGGAACTGACGGGCAGCAGGCACTACCGCGCCGGGCTCTATACGCCCGGCACGCTGATGGTGCAGCCTGCGGGCTATATCCGGGGGCTGGCGGCGGGGCTGGCCCGCGGCGGGGTGCGGATTTTTGCGCGCAGCCCGGTGGCTGAGATCGCGCAGGCCGGGGGCGATTGGCGGGTTGCCACGGCGCAGGGCCACGTGACCGCGCCGCGCGTGATCCTTGCCACCAACGGGCATCTGGAGAGTTTCGGGATCGCACGGGGGCGGCTGATGCAGCTGTTTCTCTATGCCTCGATCACGCCGGTGCTGCCCATGGGTGCGCTGGCGGGGGCGGCGCGCTGGGGGATCACGCCGTCCGACCCAATGGGCACCACGGTACGGCGCATCGATGCACCGCAGGGCGGCGACCGGATCGTGACGCGCACCTGTGCCACGCTGCGCCCCGGCATGACCGTCAGCCGCCGCGATCTGCGCCGCGCCGCCGCCGTGCACCGCGCAAAATTCGATGCGCGCTTTCCGGCGCTTGCGGGCATGGCGATGGCGCAGACATGGGCCGGGCATCTGTGCCTGAGCCGAAACGGTGTGGCCATGACCGGCGAGGTGGCACCGGGGGTGTTTTCGGCCTGCGTGCAGAACGGGCTTGGCACCGCGCGGGGCACGCTCACGGGGATCGCGGCGGCGCAAAGCGCGCTGGGCGAGGCAAGCGAGATTACCGCGCATTTTGACGCCGAAGCCCCGCCCGCGCGCCTGCCACCGCAGCCGCTGGCGCAGTGGGGCGCAAATGCCTACCTGCGCGTCAAAGAGCACCGGGCGCGCGCCGAATAG